One genomic segment of Chitinophaga parva includes these proteins:
- a CDS encoding polysaccharide biosynthesis C-terminal domain-containing protein: MKKIGITGQQGFIGSYLYNTVSLLKEEFTPVPFDRSFFDDAAALEAWVKECDVIVHLAAMNRHPDAQFIHDTNVELVTKLLEAVAAAGCKPHVIFSSSTQEVRDNLYGQSKKSGRELLAIWARENGAVFTGLLIPNVYGPFGKPFYNSVVATFCYQLTHGETPKIDQDGYLKLIHVDELCKEILRVIRGEVNAAELEVAHTSESYVSELLAQLQEFRALYFEQGIFPELPDVASVHLFNTFRSYIDQGTHFPVKLKQHADNRGVFVEMIKLQQGGQVSFSTTHPGITRGNHFHTRKIERFLVIKGKALIQLRKYNTEEVLNFELDGSEPAYVDMPTWYSHNIKNTGEEELITVFWINEFFDPNDPDTYFETV, encoded by the coding sequence ATGAAAAAAATAGGCATTACCGGGCAGCAGGGATTCATCGGCAGTTATCTGTATAACACAGTGAGCCTGCTCAAGGAAGAATTTACCCCTGTTCCTTTTGATAGATCTTTTTTTGACGACGCTGCAGCCCTGGAAGCGTGGGTGAAAGAATGCGATGTGATCGTGCACCTGGCGGCGATGAACCGCCACCCGGATGCGCAATTTATCCATGATACCAACGTGGAGCTGGTGACCAAACTGCTGGAAGCCGTGGCAGCAGCGGGTTGCAAGCCCCATGTTATTTTCTCTTCCTCCACCCAGGAGGTAAGGGATAACCTGTATGGACAGTCCAAGAAAAGCGGCCGTGAGCTGCTGGCTATCTGGGCCAGGGAGAACGGTGCTGTGTTTACCGGCCTGCTCATTCCCAATGTATACGGGCCTTTTGGCAAGCCGTTCTACAACTCCGTAGTGGCCACTTTCTGCTACCAGCTTACACATGGGGAAACACCGAAGATAGACCAGGATGGCTACCTGAAACTGATCCACGTGGATGAATTGTGTAAAGAGATCCTCCGCGTGATCCGCGGGGAAGTAAATGCCGCAGAACTGGAAGTGGCGCATACCAGTGAAAGTTACGTGTCTGAATTGCTTGCGCAACTGCAGGAATTCCGGGCCCTGTATTTTGAACAGGGTATTTTCCCGGAACTGCCGGATGTGGCCAGTGTACATCTCTTCAATACTTTCCGCAGCTACATAGACCAGGGTACCCATTTCCCCGTAAAGCTGAAGCAGCATGCGGACAACCGTGGCGTGTTTGTAGAAATGATCAAGCTGCAGCAGGGGGGACAGGTGTCTTTTTCGACCACCCACCCGGGCATTACCCGTGGCAATCATTTTCACACCCGGAAGATAGAACGCTTCCTGGTGATCAAAGGCAAGGCATTGATACAACTGCGCAAGTACAACACGGAGGAGGTACTCAATTTTGAACTCGATGGCAGCGAACCGGCTTATGTGGACATGCCCACCTGGTACTCGCATAACATCAAAAATACCGGGGAGGAAGAATTGATCACGGTTTTCTGGATCAATGAATTCTTTGATCCCAATGATCCCGATACTTATTTTGAAACTGTTTAA
- the wecB gene encoding non-hydrolyzing UDP-N-acetylglucosamine 2-epimerase, translating into MKKLKVLTVVGTRPEIIRLARVLAKLDASAAIDHVLVHTGQNYDYELNQIFFEDLGLRKPDHFLEAAGKTATETIGQILIKIDPVLEAEKPDAFLVLGDTNSCLCAIPAKKRKIPIFHMEAGNRCFDQRVPEETNRRIVDHTSDINLTYSDIAREYLLREGLPPDRVIKTGSPMFEVLTHYLPKIRQSNVLETLGLKAGEYFVVSAHREENISSERNFNNLVTTLNTVAQTYKLPVIVSTHPRTRKMIEAKNVQFDPLVQQLKPFGLSDYISLQMQAKAVLSDSGTISEESSILNFPALNIRQAHERPEAMEEASVMMVGLNPERIMQGLVELQNQQREPRNFRPVADYSMPNVSDKVVRIILSYTDYVKRVVWSEQL; encoded by the coding sequence GTGAAAAAACTGAAAGTACTGACCGTAGTGGGCACACGCCCGGAGATTATCAGACTGGCACGTGTACTGGCCAAGCTGGATGCATCTGCAGCCATAGACCATGTGCTGGTGCATACAGGGCAGAACTATGATTATGAGCTGAACCAAATATTTTTTGAGGACCTGGGGCTGCGCAAGCCGGACCACTTCCTGGAAGCTGCCGGTAAAACGGCCACAGAGACCATCGGCCAGATCCTTATTAAGATAGATCCTGTCCTGGAGGCGGAAAAGCCGGATGCATTCCTGGTGCTTGGGGATACCAACAGTTGCCTCTGCGCCATCCCGGCCAAGAAGCGCAAGATCCCTATCTTCCACATGGAAGCAGGCAACCGTTGCTTTGACCAGCGCGTGCCGGAAGAGACCAACCGTCGCATTGTAGACCACACCAGCGACATCAATCTCACTTATTCTGATATAGCACGCGAATACCTGCTGCGGGAAGGCTTGCCGCCCGATCGCGTGATCAAGACCGGCAGCCCTATGTTTGAGGTGCTGACCCATTACCTGCCCAAGATCAGGCAATCCAATGTACTGGAAACATTGGGCCTTAAGGCGGGTGAGTACTTCGTGGTATCTGCACACCGGGAGGAGAATATCAGCTCAGAACGTAATTTCAATAACCTGGTGACCACGCTTAATACCGTGGCGCAAACGTATAAGTTGCCGGTGATCGTGAGCACCCACCCGCGGACGCGCAAGATGATCGAGGCAAAGAACGTGCAGTTTGATCCCCTGGTACAGCAGCTAAAGCCATTTGGCCTGAGCGATTATATTTCCCTGCAAATGCAGGCCAAGGCAGTATTGTCAGACAGTGGTACCATTTCCGAAGAGTCTTCCATTCTCAATTTCCCGGCGCTCAATATCCGCCAGGCGCATGAGCGCCCGGAAGCCATGGAAGAAGCGTCCGTGATGATGGTAGGCCTCAACCCGGAGCGTATCATGCAGGGCCTCGTGGAGCTGCAAAACCAGCAGCGGGAGCCGCGCAATTTCAGGCCGGTGGCTGACTACAGCATGCCCAATGTGTCTGATAAAGTGGTACGTATTATCCTGTCTTACACGGACTATGTGAAGCGTGTGGTATGGAGTGAGCAATTGTAA
- a CDS encoding glycosyltransferase family 4 protein — protein sequence MAKILIHSIVFKPDGVSTAYLYADLVSELKKYGHELVVLTSTPHYNKVESAIAAQPLIKRRGGLYYTSMYDGVEVYHIPMTKAKGTLRRIVDFIKFHVLGLGIGLSLNKFDVVLSPSPPLTIGVVGALIAGLKGGKAIYNVQEIYPDFAINQGVVKNGLLIKVLKGIEKFIYNRSAAVVTIDDKFSDIIRPRFKDVRKLHVIPNFVDTQLYMPGARHNAFSAQHGLDDKFVIAYAGNIGFAQNWEPVLHAAKALEHLPVTFLIVGDGVRKAWLREQIAERGINTILLLDYQPREAMPLINASADLHTIVMSADMDNDGFPSKIYTILASGRPVLVSTGSDSPLSNLMRKANAQRKVGLNDNESYAAAIAKAYAEREQLPAEGAAGRAFIEGNYSKEAVAMQYHQLIQRIAAPVSEQGQSIQVPDTMVVSNQKI from the coding sequence GTGGCGAAGATCCTGATCCATTCAATTGTGTTTAAACCCGATGGGGTGTCTACCGCATACCTGTATGCCGACCTGGTAAGTGAGCTGAAAAAATACGGGCATGAACTGGTGGTGCTTACATCTACGCCACATTACAATAAAGTAGAAAGCGCCATTGCCGCGCAACCGCTTATCAAACGCCGGGGAGGCCTCTATTACACCAGTATGTATGATGGCGTAGAGGTGTATCACATTCCCATGACCAAGGCTAAGGGAACCCTGCGCCGCATCGTGGACTTTATTAAATTTCATGTGTTGGGACTAGGCATTGGCCTGTCCCTGAATAAATTTGACGTGGTATTGTCACCTTCCCCGCCGCTCACCATTGGCGTAGTAGGCGCACTGATAGCAGGTTTGAAAGGAGGGAAGGCTATTTACAATGTGCAGGAGATCTACCCGGATTTTGCTATTAACCAGGGAGTGGTGAAGAATGGGTTGCTCATTAAGGTGCTGAAAGGCATTGAAAAATTTATCTATAACCGCAGTGCCGCTGTGGTGACCATTGATGATAAATTCTCTGACATTATCCGCCCCCGTTTTAAAGATGTGCGCAAGCTGCACGTTATTCCAAACTTCGTGGATACACAGCTATACATGCCGGGTGCACGCCACAACGCATTTTCTGCGCAGCATGGGCTGGATGATAAATTTGTGATCGCTTATGCGGGTAATATCGGTTTTGCGCAGAACTGGGAACCGGTGCTGCATGCGGCAAAGGCGCTGGAGCACCTGCCTGTAACCTTCCTCATTGTGGGCGATGGCGTGCGTAAGGCGTGGCTGCGGGAGCAGATCGCGGAGCGGGGCATCAATACGATCCTCCTGTTAGACTACCAGCCCCGGGAAGCCATGCCCCTGATCAATGCCAGCGCAGACCTGCATACGATTGTGATGAGTGCGGATATGGATAACGACGGGTTCCCGTCCAAGATCTATACTATCCTGGCATCCGGCCGCCCGGTGCTGGTAAGCACCGGTAGCGATTCCCCCCTGAGTAACCTGATGCGTAAAGCAAACGCCCAGCGCAAGGTAGGGCTCAATGATAATGAAAGCTATGCGGCGGCAATTGCCAAAGCATATGCAGAAAGAGAACAATTGCCGGCGGAAGGAGCCGCGGGAAGGGCTTTCATTGAAGGCAATTATTCCAAAGAAGCTGTGGCCATGCAGTATCATCAGTTGATACAACGTATAGCCGCGCCAGTTAGTGAACAGGGACAGTCCATCCAGGTGCCTGACACCATGGTGGTGTCCAACCAGAAAATTTAG
- a CDS encoding NAD-dependent epimerase/dehydratase family protein, with protein MKVLITGASGFVGSNLLPYLQDRQVTVQRVCRTPEMQDDVSWTDIRNLKPVPGVDVYIHLAGKAHDTKNVSDPSAYFEINTGLTKTFFDHFLQSEARDFIYFSSVKAVADQVDGILTETPDTLPRTAYGQSKREAELYLLNATLPRNKRVIIFRPCMIHGPGNKGNLNLLYSVVRRGIPYPLAAFKNQRSFLSVENLNYVVYQLLRHPGVPSGVYNLADDEVLSSNELVALIADTLECKARLLRVPKGALQFLAKTGDRLHLPLNSERLQKLTESYVVSNTKIKSALRIEHMPVSARDGLSLTIQSFFRHN; from the coding sequence ATGAAAGTATTGATAACAGGTGCTTCCGGCTTTGTGGGCAGCAACTTGCTGCCTTACCTGCAAGACCGGCAGGTGACCGTGCAGCGGGTATGCCGCACGCCGGAAATGCAGGATGATGTGAGCTGGACAGATATTCGCAATTTGAAACCAGTGCCGGGTGTTGATGTTTACATCCATCTTGCCGGCAAAGCCCACGATACCAAAAATGTGAGCGATCCCAGTGCTTATTTTGAGATCAATACCGGCCTTACCAAAACGTTCTTTGATCATTTTTTGCAGAGCGAGGCCCGGGATTTTATTTATTTTTCCAGCGTAAAGGCCGTAGCTGACCAGGTGGACGGCATTCTTACTGAAACGCCGGATACATTGCCCAGGACAGCTTACGGGCAATCCAAACGGGAGGCGGAACTGTACCTGCTGAATGCCACTTTGCCCCGTAATAAACGCGTGATCATTTTCCGTCCCTGCATGATCCATGGTCCGGGTAATAAGGGCAATCTGAACCTGCTTTACAGCGTGGTACGCCGAGGGATACCTTACCCGCTGGCCGCCTTTAAGAACCAGCGTTCTTTCCTGAGCGTGGAAAACCTGAACTATGTGGTATACCAGCTGTTGCGCCACCCGGGCGTGCCGTCCGGCGTGTATAACCTGGCAGATGATGAGGTGCTCTCCTCTAACGAGCTGGTAGCCCTCATTGCAGATACCCTGGAGTGCAAGGCCCGCCTGCTCAGGGTGCCCAAGGGAGCCCTGCAGTTCCTGGCAAAGACCGGAGACCGCCTGCACCTGCCCCTGAACTCCGAGCGGTTACAGAAACTCACGGAGAGTTACGTGGTGTCTAACACCAAGATCAAGTCCGCGCTCCGTATAGAGCACATGCCCGTATCTGCCCGCGACGGATTATCACTCACGATTCAAAGTTTTTTCCGGCATAATTAG
- a CDS encoding MraY family glycosyltransferase, with the protein MIYLLLVLVFFGAMLVYFRVADHYSIIDKPNERSSHSRITIRGGGIIFLVAALAALTLHPRDFMLPAFGVLVIGTISFLDDVYTLSNRIRIVFHITAVTLMFLYLGVFTYLPWYMILGLYVLVIGIINAYNFMDGINGITGAYSLVVLGGLQYVNYYRVPFVHPDMLWLPMLACVVFLFFNFRKKAKCFAGDVGSVTIAFWVLTLLLKLILQTGDWSYLLFLAVYGIDAVLTILHRLLLRQNIFKAHRLHFYQILANEKKVPHLVVSSAYAALQALVIVLVISGVLASPLAIWTAVLVPLAACYTLVKPQLMTRGI; encoded by the coding sequence ATGATCTACCTGTTACTTGTATTGGTGTTCTTTGGGGCCATGCTGGTGTATTTCCGCGTGGCAGACCATTACAGTATCATTGACAAACCCAATGAGAGAAGTTCGCATTCCCGCATCACCATTCGCGGCGGAGGTATTATATTCCTGGTAGCGGCACTTGCCGCGCTGACACTGCATCCCCGTGATTTTATGCTGCCGGCGTTCGGCGTCCTGGTGATCGGCACTATCAGCTTCCTGGATGATGTGTACACCTTGTCAAACCGTATCCGTATTGTGTTCCATATAACGGCGGTAACGCTGATGTTCCTTTACCTGGGCGTTTTTACCTACCTGCCATGGTACATGATCCTGGGGCTGTATGTGCTGGTCATTGGCATTATCAACGCGTATAATTTCATGGATGGTATCAACGGCATTACCGGTGCCTACAGCCTGGTGGTATTGGGAGGACTGCAGTATGTGAATTATTACCGGGTGCCGTTTGTACACCCGGATATGCTCTGGCTGCCAATGCTGGCCTGCGTAGTGTTCCTGTTCTTTAATTTCCGCAAAAAGGCAAAATGTTTTGCGGGCGATGTAGGCAGTGTTACCATTGCCTTTTGGGTACTCACCCTGTTGTTGAAACTGATTTTGCAAACAGGAGATTGGAGCTACCTGTTGTTCCTGGCGGTATATGGCATAGATGCAGTGCTCACCATCCTGCACCGCTTGCTGCTGCGCCAGAATATTTTCAAGGCCCACCGGCTGCATTTTTACCAGATCCTGGCTAATGAAAAGAAGGTGCCCCACCTGGTGGTAAGCAGCGCCTATGCAGCGTTGCAGGCCCTTGTTATTGTATTGGTGATAAGCGGGGTCCTCGCATCGCCGTTGGCCATCTGGACAGCAGTACTGGTGCCACTGGCTGCCTGTTATACATTGGTAAAACCCCAGTTGATGACGCGCGGCATATGA
- a CDS encoding PglD-related sugar-binding protein, which translates to MKEILIYGTGGHARVLADLAGACGLQVLAYFDDAAGGMPYSTAFRPEVPLLCGIGNNKVRKLIAERSVHIFATLVHPTAVVAASAEVGKGSVVLAGAVLQASVQVGKHAVINMNAAVDHDVIVGDYVSVYPGAYIGGGAEIGEGAVIGPNATVLRNAKVPSWTEVPPGAVFG; encoded by the coding sequence ATGAAGGAGATCCTGATCTATGGCACTGGCGGGCACGCCCGCGTACTGGCAGACCTGGCGGGCGCCTGCGGCCTGCAGGTACTGGCTTATTTTGACGATGCCGCTGGGGGAATGCCTTATAGCACGGCTTTCCGGCCGGAGGTGCCTTTGCTGTGCGGCATTGGCAACAATAAAGTGAGAAAGCTGATAGCAGAAAGGTCCGTGCATATTTTTGCCACGTTAGTGCATCCCACTGCAGTAGTAGCGGCCAGTGCGGAGGTGGGTAAGGGAAGCGTAGTGCTGGCCGGCGCGGTACTGCAGGCCAGCGTGCAGGTAGGCAAACACGCCGTCATCAACATGAATGCCGCTGTAGACCATGATGTAATAGTGGGCGATTATGTGAGCGTTTATCCCGGTGCTTACATTGGTGGCGGCGCGGAAATAGGCGAGGGCGCTGTCATTGGCCCTAATGCCACCGTACTGCGGAACGCCAAAGTGCCCTCCTGGACGGAAGTGCCGCCAGGTGCGGTTTTTGGATGA
- a CDS encoding T9SS type B sorting domain-containing protein, whose amino-acid sequence MSITNPSLEGPVHIGDPPPPWVRVGKTPDTQPGIAGISLSASDGKTYVGAIFSNGWQEAFSQQLSGTLRAGHVYTMSFDLAYPPRYAENILCAGSFAVWAGNSLGEKAETLWVSHAFYNTEWKRFTATFQPKHDYSYLTVGPYLEMSCGKGYYTGALVDNLSGNIREVPVVTISSRATCRDFNSGEASVNVVSGVGPYNYEWEQTGLRSAHAAHLAAGGYTVRVRSANGTDTVMSVNVGQIDLQTTASVIDASCYGLPDGQVSLQPSGGNAPYTYSYDGGRTFSDNAVLKGAMAGSYNIKVKDAWGCGIAMDGIVVNQPEGLRITDLKNFPTSCRESNDGKILLTATGGTAPYLYKVNGESWQGDSAFINLAPGTYTYQVSDGHNCTVQGSTEITRDEVTCAVIIPTAFSPNGDGKNDVFRLWMHDAVTSYRLTVYNRWGSMVFATSDPGMGWDGMDHGRKAEIGQYLWMVTYTNGKNQAMKQTGSLSLIR is encoded by the coding sequence GTGTCAATTACAAACCCGTCTCTGGAAGGACCTGTCCATATTGGTGATCCGCCCCCGCCATGGGTGCGGGTAGGCAAAACACCGGACACCCAGCCTGGCATTGCCGGCATCAGCCTGTCCGCCAGCGATGGGAAGACCTACGTAGGCGCCATTTTCTCCAACGGCTGGCAGGAGGCCTTCTCCCAGCAGTTATCCGGTACGCTCCGTGCCGGCCATGTATACACGATGTCGTTCGATCTTGCTTATCCGCCCAGGTACGCGGAAAACATACTCTGTGCAGGCTCTTTTGCCGTGTGGGCAGGCAATAGCCTGGGAGAAAAGGCGGAAACACTCTGGGTGTCCCATGCATTCTATAACACGGAATGGAAGCGTTTCACTGCCACCTTCCAGCCCAAGCACGACTATAGTTATCTCACCGTGGGGCCTTACCTGGAAATGTCCTGCGGTAAAGGTTATTACACTGGTGCCCTGGTAGATAACCTTTCCGGCAACATCCGCGAGGTGCCGGTGGTGACCATCTCTTCCCGGGCCACCTGCAGGGATTTTAATTCTGGCGAGGCTTCCGTAAACGTGGTTTCCGGCGTAGGCCCTTACAACTACGAATGGGAGCAAACCGGCCTCCGGTCTGCCCATGCCGCCCACCTGGCCGCAGGCGGTTATACGGTGCGGGTACGCAGCGCCAATGGTACAGACACGGTGATGTCTGTAAACGTAGGCCAGATAGACCTGCAAACCACCGCCAGCGTGATAGACGCCAGCTGCTATGGCCTGCCGGATGGGCAGGTATCCCTGCAGCCCAGCGGGGGCAACGCGCCGTATACGTACAGCTACGATGGTGGCCGCACCTTCAGTGACAACGCAGTGCTGAAAGGCGCTATGGCCGGCAGTTACAATATAAAAGTGAAGGATGCCTGGGGCTGCGGCATCGCCATGGATGGGATAGTGGTAAACCAGCCGGAGGGGCTGCGCATCACGGATTTGAAAAATTTCCCCACCAGCTGCCGTGAAAGCAACGATGGCAAAATACTCCTCACGGCAACAGGCGGCACCGCACCTTACCTGTACAAAGTAAACGGGGAAAGCTGGCAGGGCGATAGTGCGTTCATAAACCTGGCCCCGGGTACTTACACCTACCAGGTATCTGACGGTCATAACTGCACGGTGCAGGGAAGCACGGAGATCACGCGGGATGAAGTGACCTGCGCGGTGATCATCCCCACCGCCTTCTCACCAAACGGTGACGGGAAGAACGATGTTTTCCGCTTATGGATGCACGATGCGGTGACCAGTTACCGGCTTACGGTATACAACCGCTGGGGCTCCATGGTTTTCGCCACCAGCGATCCGGGGATGGGCTGGGATGGCATGGACCATGGTCGTAAGGCGGAGATAGGCCAATACCTCTGGATGGTCACTTATACCAATGGTAAGAACCAGGCTATGAAACAAACGGGGAGCCTGTCGTTGATACGCTGA
- a CDS encoding tyrosine-protein phosphatase, with amino-acid sequence MLFFKRNPDPVQTEGFLACIGTDLHSHLLPAVDDGVQDTATSIHFMRQLQAWGIRHFITTPHIKSERYDNSPATLQPAYEQLQAAMREEGLNVPLHYAAEYYLDETIDERLTQPLLTLKDKLVLVEVSMAFSQAPMYQWLFQLETAGYQPLLAHPERYMYMHENFSQYETIRSKGVQLQVNLLSLAGYYGKPIQKIAERLIDAKLVDYVGTDIHHHKHLEALEELGQRRKIVRMLETYGFKNQQL; translated from the coding sequence ATGTTATTCTTTAAACGAAACCCGGACCCCGTGCAAACGGAAGGATTCCTGGCCTGCATAGGCACCGATCTTCACTCCCACCTGCTCCCCGCTGTAGACGACGGCGTGCAGGACACCGCTACCAGCATTCACTTTATGCGCCAGCTGCAAGCCTGGGGCATCCGCCATTTTATTACCACGCCGCACATAAAATCAGAACGCTATGATAACTCCCCCGCCACCTTGCAGCCTGCGTATGAGCAACTGCAGGCGGCCATGCGGGAAGAGGGCCTTAACGTGCCACTGCACTACGCAGCGGAGTACTACCTGGATGAAACCATTGACGAGCGGCTCACCCAACCTTTACTCACCCTCAAAGACAAGCTGGTGCTGGTAGAAGTATCCATGGCCTTTTCACAGGCACCCATGTACCAGTGGCTTTTCCAACTGGAAACCGCCGGCTATCAACCCCTGCTGGCCCACCCCGAACGTTACATGTATATGCATGAAAATTTCAGCCAGTATGAAACCATCCGCTCCAAGGGTGTGCAACTGCAGGTGAACCTGCTCTCCCTGGCCGGTTATTACGGGAAGCCCATCCAGAAAATTGCGGAGCGCCTCATTGATGCAAAACTGGTGGACTACGTAGGCACGGACATTCATCATCATAAACACCTGGAGGCCCTGGAAGAACTGGGCCAGCGCAGGAAAATAGTGCGTATGCTGGAGACCTATGGGTTCAAAAACCAGCAGCTCTAA
- a CDS encoding T9SS type B sorting domain-containing protein → MLLLLNGFTTGALAQTAVMPPDGAGLGSNNSTATGVDIPITNPSFEDGAQVDAAPKGWFKFGQTPDIQPGISDIHHAPSDGNTYMGCLHAPFYDEAIGQQLAAPMKAGVTYTVSFDLAYPPYYSTGICSGSFAIYGSNAAAEKQVLLWHTENFMHKDWQRYTAVFTPATDLRYIIIGPDNDAGCASSRYTATLFDNFATALHALPVISTETTGACAGSENGSARVKIADNTTGYQYLWTPGNYTTATVNNLPAGTYNVRVTDAMGIVSNRTVTVGTTALSVTPHITPPTCSNRNDAAITLSTVGGKAPYTYSMSSLAVRDVPQFSNLAAGTYSVSVRDAAGCATVVDGIDIDNPPVLRIDNITTHPITCDNEEPQVSIVPDGGVAPYSYSVDGIHWQAENSFTRLDAGNYEVLVSDANHCQVSGTASVTRNDAQCAVVVPNAFTPNNDGRNDIFKPRAYANIMNYRLTIYNRWGQPLFDTRDPSTGWNGYFKGQLQEAGAYVWVLIYRDAQGQDRKQTGAVTLVRG, encoded by the coding sequence TTGCTCTTATTGCTAAATGGTTTTACTACCGGCGCCCTGGCCCAAACGGCAGTCATGCCGCCGGACGGCGCAGGCCTGGGAAGCAATAACAGTACCGCCACCGGCGTGGATATTCCCATCACTAATCCCTCGTTTGAAGACGGGGCGCAGGTGGATGCTGCACCCAAAGGCTGGTTCAAATTCGGGCAAACGCCGGATATTCAGCCTGGCATTAGTGACATTCACCACGCACCATCTGATGGTAACACCTACATGGGTTGCCTGCATGCGCCTTTTTATGACGAGGCCATTGGCCAGCAACTCGCCGCGCCTATGAAGGCCGGCGTTACCTACACCGTTTCTTTCGACCTGGCTTACCCGCCTTATTATTCCACCGGCATTTGCAGTGGTTCCTTTGCTATTTATGGCAGCAATGCCGCCGCGGAAAAACAAGTATTGCTCTGGCACACGGAAAACTTTATGCACAAGGACTGGCAGCGTTATACCGCGGTGTTCACCCCCGCCACAGACCTGCGGTACATCATCATTGGCCCGGATAATGATGCGGGTTGCGCATCCAGCCGCTACACCGCCACCCTCTTTGATAACTTTGCTACTGCGCTACACGCACTACCCGTGATCAGCACGGAAACGACAGGCGCCTGCGCAGGTAGTGAAAATGGCAGCGCACGGGTAAAGATCGCGGACAATACCACCGGCTACCAGTATTTATGGACACCGGGAAATTACACCACCGCAACCGTGAATAACCTGCCCGCAGGTACTTACAATGTACGCGTTACAGATGCAATGGGCATTGTAAGCAACCGTACCGTGACCGTGGGCACCACTGCGCTGAGCGTTACCCCGCACATAACACCGCCCACCTGCAGTAACCGTAATGATGCCGCCATTACGCTCAGTACCGTTGGCGGCAAGGCTCCTTATACCTACAGTATGAGCAGCCTCGCCGTCCGGGATGTACCACAGTTCAGCAACCTGGCCGCCGGTACTTACAGCGTAAGCGTGCGCGATGCGGCAGGATGTGCCACCGTGGTGGATGGCATTGACATTGATAACCCGCCGGTGTTACGGATCGATAATATCACCACTCATCCCATCACGTGTGATAATGAGGAGCCCCAGGTATCCATTGTGCCGGATGGGGGCGTGGCACCTTACAGCTATAGCGTAGATGGCATACATTGGCAGGCGGAAAACAGCTTCACCCGCCTGGATGCCGGTAATTACGAAGTGCTGGTAAGTGATGCCAACCATTGCCAGGTAAGCGGCACCGCCAGCGTAACCCGCAATGATGCCCAATGCGCGGTAGTGGTGCCCAATGCTTTTACCCCGAATAACGATGGGCGCAATGACATCTTCAAACCCAGGGCATACGCCAACATCATGAACTACCGCCTCACTATTTACAACCGCTGGGGCCAGCCCCTGTTCGACACCCGCGACCCCAGTACCGGGTGGAACGGGTATTTCAAAGGACAGTTACAGGAAGCAGGCGCTTACGTGTGGGTGCTCATTTACCGCGATGCGCAGGGACAGGACCGCAAACAGACCGGTGCGGTAACCCTGGTGAGGGGCTAA
- a CDS encoding RNA polymerase sigma-70 factor produces MIAATSDIIFWDRFQQGDATAFEMLFNQQWEPLMRYACSIIEDHALVQDVLQNFFIELWQKRTTLPRPESVQAFLVFMLRHRLLNALRSEDIRSRHEQGFAKLVDQEEGHTASQLYMKEVYAQLHHYVDSLPPRMRQVFYMHRMEHKTVAEIASLLNASEQTIRNQLNTATKRLRLQLKSSFLTLFL; encoded by the coding sequence ATGATAGCTGCCACCTCCGATATTATTTTTTGGGACCGTTTCCAGCAGGGCGATGCCACTGCATTTGAAATGCTCTTTAACCAGCAATGGGAGCCACTGATGCGCTACGCCTGTAGCATCATTGAGGATCATGCCCTGGTGCAGGACGTGCTGCAGAATTTTTTCATAGAGCTGTGGCAGAAGCGTACCACCCTGCCCCGGCCGGAAAGTGTACAGGCGTTCCTGGTATTTATGTTGCGCCACCGCCTGCTCAATGCGCTGCGCAGTGAAGACATCCGCAGCCGCCATGAGCAGGGCTTTGCAAAACTGGTGGACCAGGAAGAAGGTCATACCGCCAGCCAGTTGTATATGAAGGAAGTATATGCGCAGCTGCATCATTATGTAGACAGCCTGCCCCCGCGCATGCGCCAGGTCTTTTATATGCACCGCATGGAACATAAGACCGTGGCTGAAATAGCCTCCCTGCTCAATGCCTCTGAACAGACCATCCGTAACCAGCTTAATACCGCCACCAAGCGCCTGCGGTTGCAACTGAAGTCGTCCTTCCTGACCCTCTTCCTCTAA